From Spirochaetaceae bacterium:
CTGAAAGGTGATAACTGAAAGTGGATAGCTTTTTAATTCTTAATTTTCATCTTTCATCTTTCATCTTTCACCTTTCACCTTTCAGTTACCACTACTCAATTACGGGTTACTGTTTTTTCACTTGAGGAGAAAGTTTAATTTTTTTTGATATTTTTTGCTAAGGGGAAAAGTTAGATTTAGCTAGCCATCGATAAATACTATTGGGACTATAGGCGGATAGTTACCGGTGATATTTGCCCTTTGACAAGTTAAGGTAAAAATGGCATACTAACAGGGTGGAAGAGTATTTAGTTAGCTGCCCGCTTTATTTTGAAGATTTATTACAAACTGAGCTGGAAAGCTTAGGGGCCAAGCTGCAAGCTAAATTAAGGGCAGGTTTATATGTAACGGCTAATAGTATAGCCGATAAAGCTTTTTTATACCGTATGCTGGTAAATAGCCGGCTGGCCAGCAGCATAGAGCTGGTGGTGGCTGAGTTTAGTGCCCAAAGCCGCGAGCAGTTTTATGAAGAAGCGGCTAAAATTAAATGGCATCAGCATATTAAAGCTTTGGCCAGCTTTAGCTGCGAGGCAAATAAAATTAAGCAAGGTTTTGCTCCGCCTAACTTTATGGCCTTACTCTTAAAAGATGTTGTGGTAGATTACTTTAGAAATAACGAAAGCCGCCCACAGGTAAGTAACGAAGGTTTGCTGCTGGGGGTGCATATTGATGGTGATGATTTTACCCTCACAATAAAATTGGGGCGCGGCTTGCACCGGCGGGGACTGCGCGATAAATACGCCGTAGCCCCTTTGAAAGAAAATTTAGCTGCCGCCCTGCTTTTACGTGCCGGCTGGCCTAAGCTGGCCGCTGAAGGCCTGCCATTATTAGATATTATGTGCGGTAGTGGGACTTTTTTAACAGAGGGTTATATGCTGGCTGCTAAAATGGCACCGGGTTTATTAAAAGATAAATTTGGCTGTGAAGATTGGCTAGGTTTTGAGGGCGAACTTTTAAGCAACGAACTTGCTAAAGCTAAACTGCTTTATGATAAACATAAAGCCGACTGTCCGCCTATCATAGGGTTAGATAAAGATAAAAAAGCTGTAAGCCAAAGCGAAGCGGCTTTTAAAAAATTAACAACCGAGTTAGGGGTAAATATTAAACTAGCTAACCAAAGTTTTGAAAGTTTTAAAGCTCCGTATGAACAAGGGTTATTAATTAGTAACCCGCCTTATGGTAAACGTTTAGAGAGCGAAGAAGATAGTTTTAATTTATACAATCAGCTGGGGCACTATTTAAAGCAAAACTTTAAAAATTGGCAAGTAGCTTTAGTACTAAGCGAGGAAGAACGGCTGGCTAACCTCAATCTGCAAGCTACTAGGGTAAATAGTTTTTTTAATGGGGCCGATAAACGTTACTTTGCCCGCTTTATTATTAGCGATAAAGTGAAAGCAGAGGAGTTATCGGCCAGTGCCGAGCAACTTAAAAATAGGCTGACTAAACGTTATAAACTATTAAACAAATTGGCGGCTAAACAGTGGCAAAGTAACAGCTACCGTTTGTACGATGCCGACCTGCCCGAATATAACGCCGCCTGCGACCTTTACGGTGATATATTAGTAGTGCAAGAATATCAAGCTCCCAATACTATTGCTCCCGAAACAGCTAAACGGCGGTTGAGCGAGTTGCTGTACTTACTTAGGCAGCTTACCGGCTTTAGCCGCGGGCAAATTATCGTTAAATTGCGGCATAGGCAGGGACAGTTGGGTCAATATGTAAAAAATGAAGGGGCCAAATTAGAGCGTGTGGTAAGCGAAATGGATATGCGTTTTAAAGTTATCCTTAATGAATATATCGATGCCGGCCTGTATCTAGACCATCGCCCTTTTAGGCGGCGGTTATTAAATGAGGCGCAAGGCAAAAGCGTGCTTAACTTATTTTGTTATACCGGCTCAGTTAATGTGGCCGCTTTAAAGGGCGGCGCCAACCGACTAACGGCGGTAGATAGCAGTAGCCGTTATTTAGCCCTAGCTAAAGATAATTTAACTTTAAACCAATTACCTTTAAACAAAGCGCAGCTGGTAAAAGCCGACGTGCGCGATTTTTTATACCAGAATAAAGAGCGTTACGATATAATTTTTTTAGACCCGCCAACTTACAGCAACAGCAAAATGAGGCAAGATTTTAATTTGCAAAAAGAGCATGCTCAATTAATTTGGCTGGCTATGCAGCGGCTTAACAAGGGCGGAGTGTTGTACTTTTCGGTGCATTTTAAAAAATTTGTATTGGCCGAAAGTTTATTTACTAACTATAATGTAAAAAAACTTAGCAGCCATGATGAAGATTTTAAAGAGGCGCATCACCTGTGGCAGATACAGATAAAGGAGAATAATGGGTAAAAGTAAACCGCGTCGCGAAAGCCGTAATGCCTCG
This genomic window contains:
- the rlmKL gene encoding bifunctional 23S rRNA (guanine(2069)-N(7))-methyltransferase RlmK/23S rRNA (guanine(2445)-N(2))-methyltransferase RlmL: MEEYLVSCPLYFEDLLQTELESLGAKLQAKLRAGLYVTANSIADKAFLYRMLVNSRLASSIELVVAEFSAQSREQFYEEAAKIKWHQHIKALASFSCEANKIKQGFAPPNFMALLLKDVVVDYFRNNESRPQVSNEGLLLGVHIDGDDFTLTIKLGRGLHRRGLRDKYAVAPLKENLAAALLLRAGWPKLAAEGLPLLDIMCGSGTFLTEGYMLAAKMAPGLLKDKFGCEDWLGFEGELLSNELAKAKLLYDKHKADCPPIIGLDKDKKAVSQSEAAFKKLTTELGVNIKLANQSFESFKAPYEQGLLISNPPYGKRLESEEDSFNLYNQLGHYLKQNFKNWQVALVLSEEERLANLNLQATRVNSFFNGADKRYFARFIISDKVKAEELSASAEQLKNRLTKRYKLLNKLAAKQWQSNSYRLYDADLPEYNAACDLYGDILVVQEYQAPNTIAPETAKRRLSELLYLLRQLTGFSRGQIIVKLRHRQGQLGQYVKNEGAKLERVVSEMDMRFKVILNEYIDAGLYLDHRPFRRRLLNEAQGKSVLNLFCYTGSVNVAALKGGANRLTAVDSSSRYLALAKDNLTLNQLPLNKAQLVKADVRDFLYQNKERYDIIFLDPPTYSNSKMRQDFNLQKEHAQLIWLAMQRLNKGGVLYFSVHFKKFVLAESLFTNYNVKKLSSHDEDFKEAHHLWQIQIKENNG